One stretch of Cygnus olor isolate bCygOlo1 chromosome 1, bCygOlo1.pri.v2, whole genome shotgun sequence DNA includes these proteins:
- the PVALB gene encoding parvalbumin alpha isoform X1 — MSRNDEKSTFLIFSHLLPCSNSCRMAMTDVLSAEDIKKAVGAFSAAESFNYKKFFEMVGLKKKSPEDVKKVFHILDKDRSGFIEEEELKFVLKGFTPDGRDLSDKETKALLAAGDKDGDGKIGADEFATMVAES; from the exons ATGAGCAGAAATGAtgagaaaagcacttttttaatcttttcgCACTTGCTTCCCTGTTCAAACAGTTGCAGGATGGCTATGACTGACGTGCTCAGCGCTGAGGATATCAAGAAGGCTGTGGGAGCCTTTTCAG CAGCTGAATCTTTTAACTACAAGAAGTTTTTCGAGATGGTAGGATTGAAAAAGAAGAGCCCAGAAGATGTGAAGAAGGTTTTCCATATTCTTGATAAGGACCGGAGTGGCTTCATTGAAGAGGAGGAATTAAA GTTTGTACTGAAGGGCTTTACCCCAGATGGCAGAGACCTAtcagacaaagaaacaaaagctctTCTGGCTGCTGGAGATAAGGACGGTGATGGTAAAATTGGTGCTGATG aaTTTGCAACTATGGTGGCTGAATCATAA
- the PVALB gene encoding parvalbumin alpha isoform X2: protein MAMTDVLSAEDIKKAVGAFSAAESFNYKKFFEMVGLKKKSPEDVKKVFHILDKDRSGFIEEEELKFVLKGFTPDGRDLSDKETKALLAAGDKDGDGKIGADEFATMVAES, encoded by the exons ATGGCTATGACTGACGTGCTCAGCGCTGAGGATATCAAGAAGGCTGTGGGAGCCTTTTCAG CAGCTGAATCTTTTAACTACAAGAAGTTTTTCGAGATGGTAGGATTGAAAAAGAAGAGCCCAGAAGATGTGAAGAAGGTTTTCCATATTCTTGATAAGGACCGGAGTGGCTTCATTGAAGAGGAGGAATTAAA GTTTGTACTGAAGGGCTTTACCCCAGATGGCAGAGACCTAtcagacaaagaaacaaaagctctTCTGGCTGCTGGAGATAAGGACGGTGATGGTAAAATTGGTGCTGATG aaTTTGCAACTATGGTGGCTGAATCATAA